One window of Pseudacidobacterium ailaaui genomic DNA carries:
- a CDS encoding SGNH/GDSL hydrolase family protein yields the protein MRAKLDDWAGLARYREENAALPAVSAGAPRVVFYGDSITDAWGRLTGVFFPDKHYVNRGISGQTTPQMLVRFQQDVVHLHPAVVVVLAGTNDIAGNTGPSSPQMILDNFASMSAIARANGIRMVIASILPAAAYPWRPGIQPAEEIRQVNQMLKDLCDREGLVYLDYYSAMADASGGMRPGLSSDGVHPTARGYEIMAPLAEAAIRQALQK from the coding sequence ATGCGTGCGAAACTGGACGACTGGGCAGGGCTTGCCCGCTATCGGGAGGAAAATGCCGCACTCCCTGCCGTCTCCGCCGGAGCTCCGCGCGTGGTCTTCTACGGCGACTCCATCACCGATGCCTGGGGACGACTCACCGGCGTTTTCTTTCCGGACAAACACTACGTCAACCGCGGCATCAGCGGCCAGACCACTCCGCAGATGCTCGTGCGCTTTCAGCAGGACGTGGTCCATCTGCATCCTGCTGTGGTAGTGGTGCTGGCAGGGACCAACGATATTGCGGGGAACACCGGCCCCTCTTCGCCGCAGATGATTCTCGATAACTTTGCTTCGATGTCTGCTATCGCCAGGGCCAACGGCATCCGGATGGTCATCGCATCCATCCTTCCCGCTGCCGCCTATCCCTGGAGACCCGGCATTCAGCCCGCGGAAGAAATCCGTCAGGTGAACCAGATGCTCAAGGATTTATGCGACAGGGAGGGACTGGTCTATCTTGATTACTACTCGGCCATGGCCGACGCCAGCGGTGGAATGCGCCCCGGGCTTTCTTCCGATGGGGTCCATCCGACTGCCCGAGGATATGAAATCATGGCGCCTCTGGCCGAAGCCGCCATCCGGCAGGCCCTGCAGAAATAG
- a CDS encoding SIS domain-containing protein, whose translation MSRTFPHAMLREIYEQPEALSATIQNYVSDQTLAPEAFAAVADALRGHQRIVIAASGSSRHAGLAGEIMLEDLAGLTVDVEYASEYCYRSTHTLQDPGVIVISQSGETADTLAALREGRSRGLSTVAITNNPASTMAREADASLPTVAGKEKAIPATKSFTTQLAVLYLLTLAMARLRGRMTTHSVSTHIEQLKELPGLLEGALAQWDEQLLNIATQTKGAKGFLFLGRGIHYAIAREGALKLKESAYVQAEGYPAGELKHGPNALVTKDAPLLMLATQDRNDPDSVLRYEKTVQLMKDMQAQGAEIIAVATEGDDEVPRIAHFTVSVPNASEYLLTILEVVPLQLFAYHTAILHGVDVDSPRNLVKAVVEE comes from the coding sequence ATGTCTCGAACCTTTCCCCATGCAATGCTGCGTGAGATTTATGAGCAGCCAGAAGCATTGTCAGCCACGATTCAGAACTATGTTTCAGACCAGACGCTCGCCCCTGAAGCATTTGCTGCCGTGGCCGATGCTTTGCGCGGGCACCAGCGTATTGTGATCGCCGCCAGCGGCTCCAGCCGCCATGCCGGGCTGGCCGGGGAAATTATGCTCGAAGACCTGGCAGGGCTTACCGTGGACGTAGAGTACGCCAGCGAATACTGCTATCGCTCAACGCATACGCTCCAGGACCCTGGCGTCATCGTCATCTCGCAGTCTGGCGAAACCGCCGATACACTCGCGGCCTTGCGCGAAGGCCGATCGCGCGGCCTTTCCACCGTGGCCATTACCAATAACCCCGCTTCCACGATGGCGCGAGAAGCCGATGCTTCTCTTCCAACCGTGGCCGGCAAAGAAAAGGCCATCCCCGCCACAAAAAGCTTTACCACGCAGCTTGCCGTGCTCTATCTGCTGACGCTTGCGATGGCCCGTCTTCGTGGACGCATGACGACCCACTCTGTCTCCACGCATATCGAACAGCTAAAAGAACTCCCGGGGCTGCTTGAAGGCGCCCTTGCGCAATGGGACGAGCAGTTGCTCAACATCGCCACCCAGACAAAAGGCGCGAAGGGGTTTCTCTTTCTGGGACGCGGGATCCACTACGCCATCGCTCGTGAAGGCGCCCTCAAGCTGAAGGAGTCCGCCTATGTCCAGGCCGAAGGCTACCCCGCAGGAGAACTAAAGCATGGTCCCAATGCGCTGGTCACCAAAGATGCCCCTCTCCTCATGCTGGCCACCCAGGACCGCAATGACCCGGACTCCGTCCTGCGCTATGAAAAGACGGTGCAATTGATGAAAGACATGCAGGCACAGGGAGCAGAGATCATCGCCGTCGCCACGGAAGGTGATGACGAAGTGCCCCGGATCGCGCACTTCACGGTTTCCGTCCCCAACGCCAGTGAGTATCTGCTGACCATTCTCGAAGTGGTGCCCCTCCAGCTCTTTGCCTACCACACTGCCATCCTGCATGGCGTCGACGTGGACAGCCCGCGGAACCTGGTCAAGGCCGTGGTCGAGGAATAG
- a CDS encoding geranylgeranyl reductase family protein, which translates to MKEWDAIVVGAGPAGCACAYDLAIRGRSVLLLDRAVFPRRKACAGGLTVKTLRALRYPVSPVVRCNVQKIHLERPGYAPMVVRSGKTICVMTVREELDAYCLRKTLEAGASLQKIHSIQRIVRDARGVSVVTPEGEWRGRFLIGADGANSTVRRLIGDTGWFRRGFALEAHVVTGEQDTGLVFDFSPVENGYGWVFPKGDHLNIGLYAAGPVLGMGRSKLADYIAGRSGAGAKAADFSGQHLGFGAAGHSPAEDRVFLVGDAGGFADPLTGEGIYGAVVSGQAAASAVLSALEHGVDAKESFVALTAKLRANLGLAERLAASFYRQPENGLRAMRLPLVRSAVLRSYAEGFNLFRITKMVRRVFPSIAGERG; encoded by the coding sequence ATGAAGGAGTGGGACGCGATTGTCGTCGGTGCTGGTCCCGCAGGCTGCGCCTGTGCCTATGACCTTGCCATCCGCGGGAGGTCTGTTCTGCTGCTGGACAGGGCGGTCTTTCCGCGCCGGAAGGCGTGTGCCGGCGGTCTGACTGTCAAGACGCTGCGCGCTCTGCGGTATCCCGTGTCGCCTGTGGTGCGCTGCAATGTCCAGAAGATTCATCTGGAGCGACCCGGTTACGCGCCCATGGTGGTGCGAAGTGGCAAGACCATCTGTGTAATGACGGTGCGCGAAGAGCTGGACGCCTACTGCCTCAGAAAAACGCTGGAGGCCGGGGCCAGCCTACAGAAGATTCACAGCATCCAGCGCATTGTCCGGGATGCACGTGGTGTTTCAGTTGTCACGCCGGAAGGTGAATGGCGGGGCCGTTTTCTGATAGGGGCCGATGGAGCAAACAGTACGGTGCGCCGTCTCATAGGCGATACGGGCTGGTTTCGCAGAGGCTTTGCTTTAGAGGCGCACGTTGTCACGGGCGAGCAAGACACAGGCCTGGTTTTTGATTTCTCCCCGGTCGAGAATGGGTACGGGTGGGTCTTTCCCAAAGGAGACCACCTGAACATCGGGCTGTATGCGGCAGGTCCTGTGTTGGGAATGGGCCGAAGCAAGCTGGCTGACTACATTGCCGGCCGTTCCGGCGCTGGGGCCAAGGCGGCAGACTTTTCCGGGCAGCATCTTGGATTCGGGGCCGCAGGGCACTCCCCGGCTGAGGACCGCGTGTTTCTGGTGGGAGATGCCGGGGGATTTGCCGATCCGCTGACCGGGGAGGGTATCTACGGCGCTGTTGTCAGTGGACAGGCTGCGGCTTCTGCGGTCCTGTCCGCCCTGGAACATGGCGTCGATGCGAAAGAGAGCTTTGTCGCGCTCACAGCAAAGCTGCGGGCCAATCTTGGCCTTGCCGAGCGGCTGGCAGCTTCTTTCTACCGACAGCCTGAAAATGGCCTCCGTGCGATGCGTCTCCCGCTTGTCCGCAGTGCGGTGCTGCGCAGTTATGCGGAGGGGTTCAATCTGTTCCGGATTACAAAAATGGTACGCCGCGTTTTCCCGTCCATTGCGGGCGAGCGGGGATGA
- a CDS encoding TonB-dependent receptor domain-containing protein: MQASIRRSLWPLLLICILLLPCLPAMAQTVTGSVRGTVTDPSGAIVSGAKVTATNVATGVNTETTTNQAGEYSIRFLQIGQYKLTVEAPGFETATYGPFSLEIDQVAKIDIPLSVGQASTTVTVSEDYQPILQTENATNGATFTENTINSVPLNGRDFAQITVFTPGAVSTGYGSFGTANSTERSTQDTNEPNVNGSRQQSNNYLLDGQEINENINNTIGYSPSPDALDQVRVISSNANAEFGNVNGGEVVMVMKSGSNSFHGSAFGFLQNYNLDANSWTNKNNVVPIAKNPYTQTIFGGTFGGPIVKDKLFFFVDYQGVREHTGGQSTFSLAPPAFLKGDLSSLLTVKGIQLYDTQHLTNGQPTPYPNNQIPVNNPVALFLAAHPEAYPSPNNATTDPLGIFNNYVGPSNTFVRNDQGDVKIDWHLRDKDVISSRYSQGYAQNATVSDPVPVIFPSASNYPDHLGNITWTHTFSPAVVNYARASYARIQFNSGVTTDPSGIFGFDGNAKVGIPSKAQLTQGFSLQSFSTSNTTGYPQSFGTNPTPEVFVDNVFEYADNLTWQKGRHLFKFGVQFTRYQQNSFYPGNDGELGSFNYNGQYSSLPGSANPYPFADFLLDRSYDVAIGNVTGLTGQRQWRDGIFVQDDFKVTPSFTLNLGVRWEYDQPIYEVNNKMANINMTTKQIEYAGVDGNSRALYDPYYAQVQPRFGFAWQFTPRWVIRGGYGITSYFEGMGANLRLTQNPPFHTDFEEQGTAPSGSGSTYNPGVYYQASNGFPTTTPPTTTFYVWPKNMKPSSTQEVTLTTEYEVSSASSLQVGYVGILGHHLTNPYWGNQLPYPGATAPYANIVGQSGVIKISATNAASNYNALQAIYRQRLTAGLELTANYTYAKSLTDSFGYYGVSNISGQYYQQNAYDMAAEWGPAGFDIRHALSVTGTYDLPFGRGKQFGGNMNRVLDAVIGGWKLSGTNVTYTAFPVTASSPANYSSKVFAFTGSARPNQNLPLHVRNRTLNAYWGTALQGTACASDQVINSLGQPCVFSAQPSNTFGNVRPMSLRGPGFEQIDMSVSKSFALWKEHTLNFRGDFFNAFNIASYQAPNNNVTASSFGQITGTTSTERHIQLALKYSF; the protein is encoded by the coding sequence ATGCAAGCATCCATACGCCGTTCGCTATGGCCGCTGTTGCTGATATGTATCCTGCTGTTGCCCTGTTTGCCGGCAATGGCCCAGACCGTGACAGGTTCTGTACGCGGGACCGTCACCGACCCCAGCGGCGCGATTGTGTCCGGAGCAAAAGTCACGGCGACCAATGTGGCAACCGGAGTCAACACGGAAACCACCACCAATCAGGCTGGCGAATACTCGATCCGCTTTCTTCAGATTGGGCAGTACAAGCTCACCGTGGAGGCCCCGGGCTTCGAGACTGCAACTTATGGCCCGTTTTCTCTGGAAATTGATCAGGTGGCCAAGATTGACATTCCTCTCAGCGTAGGCCAGGCCAGCACCACCGTTACCGTCAGTGAAGACTATCAGCCCATCCTGCAGACGGAAAATGCCACCAATGGCGCCACCTTCACGGAAAACACCATCAACAGCGTGCCGCTGAATGGCCGCGACTTTGCGCAGATCACCGTCTTCACTCCCGGCGCCGTCTCCACCGGCTATGGCTCCTTCGGCACCGCAAACTCCACTGAGCGCTCGACGCAGGACACCAATGAGCCGAATGTCAACGGCAGCCGCCAGCAATCCAACAACTACCTGCTGGACGGGCAGGAAATCAATGAAAACATCAACAATACGATCGGCTATAGCCCCAGCCCGGACGCTCTGGACCAGGTGCGTGTCATCTCCTCGAACGCCAATGCCGAGTTCGGCAATGTGAATGGCGGGGAAGTCGTTATGGTGATGAAAAGCGGAAGCAACAGCTTCCACGGCAGCGCCTTTGGCTTTCTGCAGAATTACAATCTGGATGCCAATAGCTGGACGAACAAGAACAACGTAGTTCCCATCGCCAAGAACCCCTACACCCAAACCATCTTTGGCGGCACCTTTGGTGGCCCCATCGTGAAGGACAAGCTCTTCTTCTTTGTGGATTATCAGGGTGTGCGGGAGCATACCGGCGGCCAGTCCACCTTCAGTCTTGCGCCTCCGGCGTTTCTCAAGGGAGATCTTTCGTCACTGCTGACCGTCAAGGGCATTCAGCTTTATGATACGCAGCACCTTACCAATGGCCAGCCAACTCCCTATCCCAATAACCAGATACCGGTGAACAACCCGGTGGCGCTGTTTCTTGCTGCACATCCGGAGGCGTACCCCTCGCCCAACAATGCAACCACAGACCCACTGGGCATTTTTAACAACTATGTCGGCCCCAGCAACACCTTCGTGCGCAATGATCAGGGCGATGTGAAAATTGACTGGCACCTGCGCGACAAGGACGTCATCTCTTCGCGTTACTCGCAGGGATATGCGCAGAATGCGACCGTCAGCGATCCGGTCCCGGTCATCTTCCCCAGCGCATCCAACTATCCTGACCATCTGGGAAACATCACCTGGACACATACCTTTTCTCCTGCCGTCGTCAACTATGCACGCGCCTCCTATGCGCGCATCCAGTTCAACAGCGGCGTCACCACCGATCCCAGCGGCATCTTTGGGTTTGATGGAAACGCCAAGGTCGGCATCCCCAGCAAAGCACAACTGACACAGGGCTTCAGCCTGCAGTCCTTCTCCACCAGCAACACCACCGGATATCCGCAAAGCTTTGGCACCAACCCGACGCCGGAGGTCTTTGTGGACAACGTCTTTGAGTATGCCGACAACCTCACCTGGCAAAAGGGGCGTCATCTCTTTAAGTTTGGTGTGCAGTTCACCCGTTATCAGCAGAACAGCTTCTATCCGGGGAATGATGGTGAGCTGGGCTCCTTCAATTACAACGGCCAGTACTCCTCCCTGCCAGGTTCGGCCAATCCCTATCCTTTTGCCGATTTCCTTCTGGACCGCTCCTATGACGTCGCCATTGGCAACGTCACGGGCCTGACCGGCCAGCGCCAGTGGCGTGACGGCATCTTCGTCCAGGACGATTTCAAAGTCACCCCCTCCTTTACCCTGAACCTTGGCGTCCGCTGGGAGTATGACCAGCCCATCTATGAGGTCAACAACAAGATGGCAAACATCAATATGACGACCAAGCAGATTGAATATGCCGGCGTGGATGGAAACAGCCGCGCTCTCTATGATCCTTACTATGCGCAGGTACAGCCGCGTTTTGGCTTTGCCTGGCAATTTACTCCGCGCTGGGTCATCCGCGGCGGCTATGGAATTACCAGCTATTTTGAGGGCATGGGAGCCAACCTCCGCCTGACCCAAAACCCGCCCTTCCATACGGACTTTGAAGAGCAGGGAACAGCGCCGAGCGGGTCCGGCAGCACATACAATCCGGGTGTCTACTATCAGGCATCCAATGGTTTCCCCACTACCACACCGCCCACCACGACCTTCTACGTGTGGCCCAAAAACATGAAGCCCTCCTCCACACAGGAAGTTACCCTGACCACAGAGTATGAGGTCAGTTCGGCTTCCTCTCTGCAAGTGGGATATGTCGGCATTCTTGGACACCATCTCACCAACCCCTACTGGGGCAACCAGCTGCCCTATCCGGGAGCAACGGCCCCCTATGCCAACATCGTGGGCCAGAGTGGCGTCATCAAAATCAGTGCCACAAATGCCGCCAGCAACTACAATGCCCTGCAGGCCATTTACCGGCAGCGCCTGACGGCAGGCCTGGAACTTACAGCCAACTACACCTATGCAAAATCTCTGACCGACAGCTTTGGCTACTACGGCGTTTCCAATATCAGTGGCCAATATTATCAACAGAATGCCTATGACATGGCTGCGGAATGGGGCCCGGCCGGCTTTGACATTCGTCATGCATTGAGCGTCACCGGGACCTATGACCTTCCCTTTGGCCGCGGAAAGCAGTTTGGCGGCAATATGAACCGCGTACTGGATGCGGTGATTGGCGGCTGGAAGCTGTCAGGCACGAACGTGACCTATACGGCCTTCCCCGTCACCGCCAGCTCTCCGGCCAACTACTCAAGCAAGGTATTTGCCTTCACCGGCTCGGCGCGCCCGAATCAGAACCTGCCTCTGCATGTACGCAATCGTACCCTGAATGCGTATTGGGGCACGGCGCTCCAGGGCACGGCGTGTGCGTCAGACCAGGTCATTAACTCGCTGGGACAGCCTTGCGTTTTCAGCGCCCAGCCCAGCAATACCTTCGGTAACGTCCGGCCGATGTCACTGCGCGGCCCCGGTTTTGAGCAGATTGACATGTCGGTGTCCAAGTCCTTCGCCCTATGGAAGGAGCACACGCTCAACTTCCGCGGCGACTTCTTCAACGCCTTCAACATCGCCAGTTATCAGGCCCCCAACAACAACGTAACGGCTTCTTCATTCGGGCAGATTACCGGCACCACCTCCACCGAGCGCCATATCCAGCTGGCCCTCAAGTATTCCTTCTGA
- a CDS encoding N-acetylmannosamine-6-phosphate 2-epimerase translates to MTLPAAFPASLKNKLIVSVQAFPGDPLDHTETLRRIALSVLSAGAGGLRANGPEHIAAFRTATSLPIIGILKHFRQGQPLITPDFASARSVALAGADVIGVDCSSNRPTTLGPWPEMVHRIASELHTPVLADIATLPEALAAEQAGAAAVATTMYGYTPETAGRRSVDWELVAQLVKSLRIPVIVEGHLRSPEDVRKALDLGAFAVVVGAAITQPGWITTRFLEAIKN, encoded by the coding sequence ATGACACTACCAGCCGCATTTCCGGCCAGCTTAAAAAATAAACTCATTGTATCGGTCCAGGCATTTCCCGGAGATCCTCTTGACCACACCGAAACTTTGCGGCGCATCGCCCTCTCCGTGCTCAGTGCCGGAGCAGGCGGCCTGCGCGCCAACGGCCCGGAACACATTGCCGCCTTCCGCACAGCGACTTCGCTGCCCATCATCGGGATCCTGAAGCACTTTCGCCAGGGCCAACCGCTGATTACCCCGGACTTCGCCTCCGCCCGCTCCGTCGCCCTTGCTGGCGCCGACGTGATCGGAGTCGATTGCAGCTCCAACCGCCCGACGACCCTGGGACCGTGGCCGGAGATGGTCCACCGCATCGCCAGCGAACTGCACACGCCCGTGCTGGCCGACATCGCAACGCTTCCAGAAGCACTGGCTGCCGAGCAGGCCGGCGCCGCCGCCGTAGCCACAACCATGTATGGATACACGCCGGAAACCGCAGGCAGGCGCTCAGTGGACTGGGAACTGGTGGCGCAGCTGGTCAAATCCCTCAGGATTCCCGTCATTGTGGAAGGACATCTCCGCTCTCCCGAGGATGTGCGGAAAGCACTGGACCTTGGGGCCTTTGCCGTTGTCGTGGGTGCCGCCATCACCCAACCCGGTTGGATCACGACACGCTTCCTTGAAGCCATAAAAAACTGA
- the mrdA gene encoding penicillin-binding protein 2, with amino-acid sequence MLNREEKLPSLKLTVVQYAIVGIFLVLIFGLWRLQVVGAENYRALAEANRIRKVPILAPRGKIFDREGRLLVDNYPSVSCFLVREQGHDYMSDLPRIARGLHMTVDQIEAILKKYQTAPKYQPLPLKQDITPDEQEFIEAHRDEFPELETVEEQRRLYPKDGFAAHLIGYVGEVSEEMLNDPRYAYYEPGDVVGKSGVEQSYDAILRGQDGSRDVIVDSHGREVGKLGTEHAVPGKSLRLTIDIDIQRAAENALEGHNGSIIAIDPHTGEILALVSRPAFDPNDFAVRIGREEWNKLITDPEHPLLNKAIQAQLAPGSTFKIIMAAAGLEEGVAQDLNVHCSGGAVFYGRYFKCWVHGGHGEVNITKGIYQSCDVFFYTLAEKLGIEKIAKWAHAFGLGEKTGVDLPNEAAGTMPSEEWKMRNFHQKWFAGETISVGIGQGAVAATPIQMARAIGGIASGGVLKRPHIVFPDELPPDYRKAILDTYPGSGDKVVPLDPQSWETITDAMVEVMSPAGTDPSAHLEGIDFAGKTGSAQTMSNALAARLGHSHSVHDNAWFVGFTPRRNPDIVVCTLFEAGEHGRLAGRLAARVIEAYVNKQRRLNHNLVAKTPAKVDVGAIWNDPVARELNGGKPVLTGKEKNDALWGGHFYLNVPPTLADAKLP; translated from the coding sequence ATGCTCAACCGGGAAGAGAAGCTCCCATCTCTCAAACTCACTGTCGTCCAGTACGCGATTGTGGGCATTTTTCTGGTCCTCATTTTCGGGCTTTGGCGATTACAGGTGGTGGGGGCGGAAAATTACCGTGCTCTGGCCGAGGCCAACCGTATCCGCAAAGTCCCCATTCTGGCTCCGCGCGGAAAGATCTTTGACCGCGAGGGCCGCCTTCTGGTGGACAACTATCCCTCAGTCTCCTGCTTCCTGGTGCGCGAGCAGGGACATGACTACATGTCAGACCTTCCGCGCATCGCCCGTGGCCTCCACATGACCGTAGACCAGATTGAGGCCATTCTGAAGAAATACCAGACGGCGCCCAAGTATCAGCCGCTGCCCCTCAAGCAGGACATTACGCCGGATGAGCAGGAGTTCATTGAGGCCCACCGCGATGAGTTCCCCGAACTGGAAACAGTCGAGGAGCAGCGCCGCCTCTACCCCAAAGACGGATTTGCCGCACACCTGATTGGCTATGTGGGTGAGGTCAGCGAGGAGATGCTGAACGACCCACGTTACGCTTATTACGAGCCGGGCGACGTGGTCGGCAAGTCCGGTGTCGAGCAGTCCTATGACGCAATTCTTCGCGGACAGGACGGATCGCGCGACGTGATCGTGGACAGCCACGGACGTGAGGTCGGGAAGCTGGGCACCGAACATGCCGTCCCCGGCAAAAGCCTCCGGCTTACGATTGACATTGATATTCAGCGCGCAGCAGAAAACGCCCTGGAGGGCCATAACGGCTCCATCATCGCCATCGACCCGCACACCGGCGAAATCCTGGCCCTGGTCAGCAGGCCCGCTTTTGATCCCAACGACTTTGCTGTCCGCATCGGACGCGAGGAATGGAACAAACTCATCACAGACCCTGAGCATCCTCTGCTGAACAAGGCCATTCAGGCCCAGCTTGCTCCCGGTTCCACCTTCAAGATCATCATGGCTGCCGCTGGTCTTGAAGAAGGTGTGGCGCAGGACCTCAATGTCCATTGCAGCGGCGGCGCGGTCTTCTACGGACGCTACTTTAAGTGCTGGGTCCATGGCGGCCACGGCGAAGTGAATATCACCAAGGGGATTTACCAGTCCTGCGACGTCTTCTTCTACACGCTGGCAGAAAAGCTGGGCATCGAGAAGATCGCAAAATGGGCACATGCCTTCGGCCTCGGAGAAAAGACCGGCGTGGACCTTCCCAATGAAGCGGCCGGCACCATGCCTTCAGAAGAGTGGAAGATGCGCAACTTTCACCAGAAATGGTTTGCCGGAGAGACCATCTCGGTGGGCATCGGCCAGGGCGCCGTGGCCGCTACGCCAATTCAAATGGCCCGCGCCATCGGAGGCATTGCCTCCGGCGGCGTCCTGAAACGTCCCCATATCGTGTTTCCTGATGAGCTGCCTCCCGATTACCGGAAGGCCATTCTGGACACCTACCCCGGCTCCGGGGACAAAGTTGTCCCCCTCGATCCGCAAAGCTGGGAGACCATCACCGATGCCATGGTCGAGGTCATGAGTCCCGCCGGAACTGACCCCAGCGCACACCTGGAAGGAATTGATTTTGCCGGCAAGACCGGCAGCGCGCAGACGATGAGCAATGCCCTGGCCGCGCGGCTGGGACATTCGCACTCCGTTCACGACAACGCGTGGTTTGTCGGCTTTACCCCGCGACGCAATCCTGACATTGTCGTCTGCACACTCTTTGAAGCAGGAGAGCACGGCCGCCTCGCTGGCCGTCTGGCGGCCCGCGTCATCGAGGCCTATGTGAACAAGCAGAGGCGGCTGAACCATAACCTGGTGGCGAAAACTCCGGCCAAAGTAGACGTAGGGGCCATCTGGAACGACCCCGTGGCGCGGGAGCTGAACGGAGGAAAACCAGTCCTGACCGGCAAAGAGAAGAACGATGCCCTGTGGGGCGGACACTTCTATCTCAATGTGCCGCCCACACTGGCCGATGCAAAACTGCCTTAA
- a CDS encoding fumarylacetoacetate hydrolase family protein produces the protein MKLYRTTRGVLVEEQGRFFPLHVGGWDELIAGGDLQAAARAAIGGRPADGPGPGTVLAPIEGQEVWAAGVTYYRSRDARMEEAKDAGGGGFYDRVYTAERPELFFKATGSRVVGPGGPVRIRSDASWSVPEPEWVVLLGPDGKIMGHTIGNDMSSRDIEGENPLYLPQAKIYTGSCALGPCILLDSAPLAKETGIFLEIERQGETAFSGKTTLAAMKRELQELVAYLFRDNSFPHGVFLMTGTGIVPDATFTLQRGDVVRIRMDGIGTLENPVA, from the coding sequence ATGAAGCTTTATCGAACAACCCGCGGGGTGCTGGTCGAGGAACAAGGGCGGTTTTTCCCGCTCCATGTTGGGGGGTGGGACGAGCTCATTGCCGGGGGCGACCTGCAGGCAGCGGCCCGCGCCGCAATCGGGGGCAGGCCCGCAGATGGACCGGGTCCGGGTACAGTCCTTGCTCCTATCGAGGGCCAGGAGGTATGGGCCGCTGGCGTTACCTACTATCGCAGCCGCGACGCCCGCATGGAAGAAGCAAAAGATGCCGGAGGGGGTGGCTTTTACGACCGTGTTTACACGGCAGAGCGTCCGGAGCTCTTCTTCAAGGCCACCGGTTCACGGGTTGTCGGACCGGGCGGGCCGGTGCGCATTCGTTCCGATGCATCGTGGTCGGTCCCCGAGCCGGAATGGGTGGTCCTGCTGGGGCCGGATGGCAAGATCATGGGCCACACGATTGGTAACGATATGAGTTCGCGCGATATCGAGGGGGAAAATCCGCTCTACCTGCCCCAGGCAAAGATCTATACCGGAAGCTGCGCCCTGGGGCCGTGTATTCTGCTGGATTCGGCCCCACTTGCGAAGGAGACCGGGATTTTTCTGGAGATCGAACGGCAGGGAGAAACGGCATTTTCCGGGAAAACCACGCTCGCCGCCATGAAACGGGAGCTGCAGGAACTTGTCGCATATCTGTTCCGCGACAATAGCTTTCCCCACGGCGTTTTTCTGATGACGGGCACCGGGATTGTTCCGGATGCGACATTTACTCTGCAACGTGGAGACGTGGTCCGCATCCGGATGGACGGTATTGGCACGCTGGAAAATCCAGTGGCCTGA
- a CDS encoding GntR family transcriptional regulator — MIPSLRQSARTEGNKVVKGRTPSQVSFHPLDKNGFIPLYYQIQRALMEKIQSGELSEGDPLASEEELSRQYQVSRMTARQALHGLKTSGYAFSEKGRGTFVTRPKLEKNIMHLQGFTEEMRQRGMKPSSRLLEQAVITPNDDLAQRLKLEKDDKVLHLRRLRLADGTPMAIEDSHIPLKHFPGLERLDFSRHSLYQTLRERYGVRVGYADETIEALAATKQEAELLTIPRKASILSITRVIMTTQETPVEAACSRYRGDRYRASIRVPMTAIE; from the coding sequence ATGATTCCGTCACTTCGGCAATCCGCAAGGACTGAGGGGAACAAAGTGGTCAAGGGCCGTACACCAAGCCAGGTAAGTTTTCATCCATTGGACAAAAACGGTTTCATCCCGCTCTATTACCAGATCCAACGCGCTCTGATGGAGAAAATCCAGTCCGGAGAGCTCTCCGAGGGCGATCCGCTTGCTTCCGAGGAAGAACTTTCTCGCCAGTATCAGGTGAGCCGTATGACGGCGCGTCAGGCGCTGCATGGGCTGAAAACCAGCGGCTACGCTTTCAGCGAAAAGGGCCGGGGCACCTTTGTGACGCGACCGAAGCTGGAAAAGAACATCATGCATTTGCAGGGGTTTACCGAGGAGATGCGGCAGCGCGGCATGAAACCAAGTTCCCGTCTGTTAGAGCAGGCCGTGATCACTCCGAATGATGACCTGGCCCAGCGGCTCAAGCTTGAGAAGGATGACAAAGTGCTGCATCTGCGCCGCCTGCGCCTGGCAGACGGGACCCCCATGGCCATCGAGGATTCACATATTCCGCTCAAGCACTTTCCCGGGCTTGAGCGTCTGGATTTTTCCCGGCACTCCCTTTACCAGACGCTGCGTGAGCGCTACGGCGTGCGCGTGGGCTACGCCGATGAAACCATTGAGGCGCTGGCCGCCACCAAGCAGGAGGCCGAATTGCTGACGATTCCTCGCAAGGCCAGCATTCTTTCCATCACGCGCGTGATCATGACCACACAGGAGACGCCGGTCGAAGCGGCCTGCTCGCGTTATCGTGGCGATCGCTACCGCGCTTCCATCCGGGTTCCGATGACGGCCATTGAATGA